Within the Erpetoichthys calabaricus chromosome 1, fErpCal1.3, whole genome shotgun sequence genome, the region gaattattatctCTAACCAAATTCTCCTGTTTAGCCTGAGtgctatttttttcagaattttcacaAATAAACTGAGCTGTCACATTTAATAAATCATGCTCTTTAGCAGAATCTGATTCAGAGCTGAATTCCAGTGAAACAGATTTCAGCTGGTTACTTGGTTCTTCTGTCACAAACTCTGAAATGCATGGGTCCTGCAtctgaagaaacatttcttgttgtttaaataatttttcaaggGTCATATTTTCTATTGTATTTTCTTCACCCTCTACAAGTGTTTTTTCATTTACTATACATTCTAAACTCGCTGTTACTTCTCTTCTATCTTCCAATTTTAGAAGTACTGATTTTTTCTTCAGGGGTGGAGAATGTTTGACATACATATCTGCCTCTTTATGATCCATTTTCTTGCCTTTGCGGAAtgactttttctttcttgcatgACGATTTGACCATTCTTCCTGTGAATTAAGTTTACAAGATTAAATGATAAAGTAAGCCGTTGTGACAACCCAGTATAATACTTAATAAAACACTTTTGCACAATGAAAGTTAATTTAATTCTGACACCAGCAATCATTGTTCCAgccaaaatcaaataaataaaatagcaaaatgtgtTACAAAAACCATATTGCAAGAATTATAGGATATTCTGTATTGACAACAGAGGAGTTGTCAATATGTAATCTAAATAGAAAGGAATTAATGAGTATTTCTAATCCTCATACAAACTCCACTTTACCTAAAAATCTAAGATATTTGACcacaatttttatatattaatcttTAGGTCACTTGTCACTTTTATGCTTGTTATGAATGTCAGCTTAAAGGTAAATGACTTATGATTATTGTAAAGTAAACCTTTTAACCATTCTTTACAGCAAGAAAAATGGCAATTGGTTCTCTCTCGAAAATGACAACACAACATAATGATCATTTATCCCTTttcttgttttgatattttaatggGCTTAAAATGAGGAATTTTGAAAGCCTTTTCAATTTGAACAATGCTCTTTTTAGTTACCTTGTCCaacatgcagttttttttaatctagaTGGAGCATGATACATATTCTCCCTGGCTGTTATTTTGACATGGTGTGCTTTTAAAACAATAAACCACAATTAAGCAACAACTGAAAATGGGGCTACTAAAGATTCTAATTATTTTAGTCCAACAACGTATTTCTCAACCACTTGCTCCAACTCACAGTAAAGAGACATGAGGCTCTGTATTGTTGTGGCTTGAACAAGCATGGCTGCCTGTGAAACTTACTCATCAACCGTTTATTACCGTGTCATGACTTCAGAAGTGCATAAAAACATTGTCAAAGAAGCAAAGTAGTTCATCAAGGTAACAAACCAGTAGTCTTACAGTAGCCAAGTTACACTCTTGAGTTAAACTGAAATAATGGCGCATTTTAACTTGCTGAACAGGTAACTTAAGTCAgaaacaaacaataattaaaagtgACTGCAGTGGAGCATCTCAAAACAACATATCATGTACAAGGGCTGTGCAACTGCATGATAAGcgctttgttaatttttgtttaaattgttgtTCTATTAATGCTCATCTGAAAATGGGAAGATGTATAAGCAGGAACAttcaaaatatattaacattctgtatattttttttctcaaatttagCACTTTCAAATCTGATTTTTCAGCATAGAGAAATAATCTGTTTCATTATCCTAAAATCTATGAAAGATACTATAGTACAGACTCTAATATAATACTTGTTGGATAATGAATGCATATTAATACTCGAAGTATACCTAAGATAACTTCATTGTTTTCAAATCTGTTGATCATACTCAGCTCTGAATTTGGtgccagaaaagacaaaaaaacttggAAACATAAACACTATGATTTTCTCAATAACAATGTAACCTGTAATCATGTATTAATTATGGTATAAAAaagtttaattatattttttagaaaCTGTATGTGATTACCTGCATTGCTTGAGTTTCATGATGGTCATGAGAGAAGGTGAATATTGTAGGAACAGCAGTATGTTTGAGATAACGTATACCCCAGCGGATGTCAAAACTGTCTGCTGTAAAATGATCGCTACACAAATACTGATGTTTACTTGGCACCCAGTTTTCTCGTTTCATGTTCATTACCCAATTCTTTAAGCGTTCTTTATCCTGAAGTGGAAaccttgatatatatatataaaaaaataattgttaaaaaattcTTTGACTTGCATATATTCAATAATGATTACAATATTTACACATAAGCACTTATCACGACATATGGATTCAACAGTTTTAAAAGAGACACTGTGGCATAGTATAGAACTTTCTCAAAAGGGGCATCTTTGGTGTGAAAGGTGtgcattttcttaaaatacaaagcataacaaaaaataagttaCTGAGTATGCTCTGTGATTGAGAACTATCTAGACAAGTGCCATATCCTTTCTTCTTTGTGCCAGACTCAGTTAGgctatactctttctccatgcaGATCTGTAGTGGATAAATTGGATCAGGAAAATTGATCTACtgctttgtatatatttttatgataaaatatACTAAAAACCTTCCTAGTCAAAAGGATACTAACAAATTAATAGAATAAATATCACACAATGACAGCAAGAATGAACAttatgattaagaaaaaaaaagactgaaaaatgaaTATATGCCTTATATTATATTAACATTCATGAAAATCTGACAATGCACATTGTAAAATGCACATACATACTGCATATTTATTGCCATAACTGATGTTTTCTGCAGAAATAAcctgaatttgattaaaaaaagaatatttcatagactattaaaataagaaataaagcaatgtTCTAACTTCTAACAAAgaattctaaataaatataaGTCTTGTTTCAAATAGTTGTAAATAAGCTCTTCCAAACAAAACTTAAAGCCTCCACCACCTTCTGTGAGGGCATCTGCCACAGCCTGAAAAACGCATTATTCCATGGAAACATTTTGTTTGCACAGGTATAGCCATCCTATCAGTTATTTTTCATAAAAGTGAACAAAATCAGTAAGTACTGATTAAAACACCACAGgcttaatataaaagaaaaaaaaacacagagagcaAAGATGTATTTCTTTAGAagaacagtatatacagtatatactaaactTGCAGAATAAAATGAATAGCTAGTAAAACTTCAAACAATAAATTGTTATACAGAAGTACTTGGTTTAAAAGGGAACAAATTAAAAGGgaacaaactatttcaaatatcataaatacaaaatacatctataaaaacagaaatttaaaacaTTCTATAAATCAAATGTGATGATTTGCTGCAGTTTACTAGCATACATAATTTACAATTTAACCAAACTGCCATTTATTGGAAAATTTAGAAAATTCTGTGGAATAAAGCCCTTGTTTGCCATTTAACATACTAGCAATTCTCATCAGTACTCCAGcaatcttaataaaataatttcttcttgTATGTCCACAACTTTCTGGTAAGTTGCTCTTATTCACATACTAAGACCACTTTTTATTTGCACTTGGGTAAACGGCAAATCTTAATAATGGCTAATCACTATAAAAGATAAGAGAAAATAGGAGAAAAGTTTAAGTTATATATCCAGCCTCTGTTTTCTAAGGCCTTAAAGTATGCTACAGTGTACTTTTACTTTATATCTACATTGAAAAATAATCCTGGTATGCTGTTATGCATGACATCAGCATGTTAATAAAATTTCTTTTcattaagtataaaaaaaatcttacaaattaataacaaaaagacaATGGCTAGAGCAATATACTTTGTTATAATGAAGGATTAAGTATAAAATGTTCTGCTATTTAACTTCTGCAAACACATTTAAGagtatacaggggtgggcaaaagtaggtttacttGTGTATTACTAGTAttcattaattattgtattattaatttttcttatttgtctgtttcttcctcttattgttattatttcatatcCTCTTATAATTTATGTTTTAGATAATGATGGCTGTAATTTAACCAATgacactgtgccattgtgacagtcttttgagttaataaagttaataagcACATTGTATTAACCACAGCCTTTATGTCTTTTTCCAGACAAACAactataaacctacttttgcccacaccTGTACAATATTATTAAGattagaaaatatgcaaaatattttactgGGAAAATGAAATTCTGCAATAACTGGTAAATACACTGGTTTTGGTTGAAACAGCTGTTCAGTCACTGCAATGGAAGGAAGTCTTAGTTTCATCCTTTGAAACATTACAAGTTGTAGCTGAACAACTAGCATATTGCTTCTACAGCATGCAGGACTTCGCAGAGGTGACTAAAAGGAGGAGATTTTGATTCTGTGGATTAAACCGAAGTGCAAATCAATGTGGCACGATGCCTAGTATCACTGTGGGACTTATGAAGACATCCTAGCCCTATGTTTGTGTGTGGGATTTCCTTGGGGACTTCAGTTTCTCTTCATCTTCAAAAGTGAAATTTAGTGACCCTAAATTGGTATGAGCAATTGACATGTGTGAGACCTACGATATGCTGGAGATGCAACCAAACTTGATTCCTGTTTGTATATAATATgattccagctctctgcaaccCTAGAATAGAAAATGCAGGTTAAAAAATTTGAAAAGTGAAACTGTGGGTCAAACACCTTTACTTGCTCTTTGTGCTGAATTGTGCTACACTAAATAGTACATAAACACGAAAGAAAGAGAACTTCATGCAGAGAAGCCTCTGTGTAATATCACATATCTGAATATAGTGGAATTTGTCAccccaattaaataaaaaataaaacattcatggCTGAGTGGTGTATGCTCATGAACTCACCAGgctcaaagtttctgctttacaAGCAGCCAGTGCACAAATATTATTTGGAACATTTTCTGTTTATggccaaaagaaagaaaaaaaatcaaaaggtagTCAAATGCATGTGTACAATGTGCCAAAAACATGCTACCTTGTTATGGAAAAGTTTACAACTCTATGTGCCCTTTTCATAAATTCTAGCAGTTGTGGAAGATACAATGGGAGATATGGACTTAGAAACAAGAAACAAGTTGCATAATCATTTTTACTTAACCTTTCTGACTGATGTCAAAAAATGACGAGTGTTGTGCAACATTGTCATCCAAAAATATTACACTGTGTCAAAATGCAAAAGATCATCAGCAGTGCTGCAGTTAATGTTAGGCTATaatacatctatctatatatataattcactaagcagccgacagggcatgcaagacaaccatgggatacgcacgacatagccacgcccgccaactcacagagacccgcccaccaactataAGAGCATGGGAcaagaacgcctgcccgcccgcccgcctgactgttaccagcaccccgcccaccaactctaagaccatgggatacgactcacagagccacactcaccaactctaagaattcactaagtccatggcatgcaagacgcacgcaagacagagccccgcccaccaacaattactaagcagccgaccatggcacacgcacgacagagccacgcccgcaaactcacagagccccacccactaACAATTCAAgcgagagcaaaagcatttgccaagaatgttttcattaatcaagaacaaaagtcagaggttcgaagacgatcacataccgtcgtagttccgactaTAAATGATGCCATATGGCGATCCggcagcgttattcccatgacctgccgggcagccaaccgggtatcCAAACTCTTTGGGTTCCgtggggagtatggttgcaaagctgaaacttaaaggaattgacagaagggcaccaccaggtgtggagcctttcgcttaatttgactcaacatgggaaacctcacctggcccagacacagagaggattgacagattgatagctctttctcgattctgttggtggtggtgcatggctgttcttagttggtggagcgatttgtctggttaattccgataacgaacgcgactccctcctgctaaatagttacgcgacaaaagagcggtcggcgtccaacttcttagagggacaagtggctttcagccacgtgagattgagcaataacaggtctgtgatgcccttagatgtccggtgctgcacgcgcgctacactgaatggatcaacgtgtgtctacctggcgccgagaggcatgggtaagccgttgaaccccattcgtgatggagaccggggcttgcaattgttccccacgaacgaggtaTTCCCAGTAaatgcgggtcatacgctcgcactgattaagtccctgacctttgtacacacacccccatcgctactaccatggtcgggtgacttggtggattatatatagaaaagcagccggaaccgcaaagaacaatgataagtcaatgtggctcagaggtgcatgtggactgtagcagagacgaaagcgactgaggcggtgtttggaaaatgaacagtcaacgtgactcacaggtgcatgtg harbors:
- the LOC114658953 gene encoding THAP domain-containing protein 5-like translates to MPRYCAADCCQNRGGVSSKDNRKISFYPFPLQDKERLKNWVMNMKRENWVPSKHQYLCSDHFTADSFDIRWGIRYLKHTAVPTIFTFSHDHHETQAMQEEWSNRHARKKKSFRKGKKMDHKEADMYVKHSPPLKKKSVLLKLEDRREVTASLECIVNEKTLVEGEENTIENMTLEKLFKQQEMFLQMQDPCISEFVTEEPSNQLKSVSLEFSSESDSAKEHDLLNVTAQFICENSEKNSTQAKQENLVRDNNSFIIIPVHEEQDLKKTVVDMETKIYSYASYILHSEHSYCRQDTDRDHLWNKIASLHAKITQLEKKEEVTLAKLNSLASLINNLKQENIVSEEKLKALENYFTTLEFAVV